From Labrus bergylta chromosome 22, fLabBer1.1, whole genome shotgun sequence, one genomic window encodes:
- the LOC109998350 gene encoding microtubule-associated protein futsch isoform X2 — protein sequence MDGKKNVSAEVVRTVNRARVLVSKAKIMLIKRISGAKKERKQAKQGTSLESKTTSPETQSVTGDSKHKPVPERSTISIGGSGVGLKGTDANGRVREAAKGPSLDEKVQTSQAQKPKTQEDELAESAAETAGKDESAPSRCVHSESQPHGESLKQSDTECQESPEVRKNTAKSVKVSPPTVVKLQGVDKSLSHCEVLSAAENFGKTKSVVLFRARSEAIVIFEKEEGAQKLKMAESLDVNGRTIPVVVEKETVSKEKTVRQLPKGATTVTEGKVFVSDATHVSAQQRVKTGALSAEGEVKTEAGKQKTPLRSKSGSTENHPDAGDSSQKPVPKKTKTTVREPVVGLRDEPKAPEPATCSVIKTKIKAGSVSTTQKPKSPVDEPSAQEAENIRATDAKDGSKPTKSTDDQSDVENWKPKESEAKVQERLEDPKDTAEVVGKENVAVSTTQKPKTPSEAVTNERMAAPEKSADNPRESQPPTGSVQNQPTETSDKASSQVQERPPSEPAFTARGPETRTEASQEEQPTGGRKNNAGVEEAAGKDGSVPSRSANPQSQPHGVKLEQNEIKIQEFLEVPKDTGTKVEKTVKAHDAEEPVELGVSGAKVVDGKGGETSPEAVPVNSRPQPVETQRTEPSVKASTQVQQSPLSVPETGIEASLKHQQAAGSTKETAVVAAMRGGGAAVKKKRHEDDDASKVVVKVASPVKTEPTAAAEPSRAPRVTVGEMLHEQLYPELIRSVRPYFLTHSRLLPHSHKNVLIFGLPHYYEGFYTEKNVANLLFPFGLRSVDSLYVIPQSGMAFVVMPKMVNVLHFMRECALNGIYLRGTRLHAAVIDFRGNFKILQFYTFLKRLLRCCLFNEKNRTVFISNISPSATRELREALREFGPVTNFMPLLNKVFVEFEFVKDAERFGLWHSQLKRPLGYTWLVIRLNGQIISSPSLGPVPAVATQSGAASAKDASKTAAAGEVSAVMKDKVPTVQKPGISEGTRPAAASVTKGRVAGDATAVPSKSEAPEKQPGAGVPKAKAIPDISATGVKGPGLVGRIEKSKISTKTELGKGPLLEAKVLASKEGMVTTIQKENQAEAGAALHERIAKDGTVPSKDKPSINQTDAGDSKSKPVTDKSDTRVKESGLVETSVVDKLENRTITELGKGPLVGEGVLAFKKEIVSSKQKPETLSGNLAVTEAVSNERIAQDVTEALENQTDAGVPKLNPEPGKSVTNDKEPKVGLKETAKVGQVFAPKKEPLSTKQESKTQVDKLAESRVETNRNIKEAALSVPSRSAETQNPRESFKVKLNELKIHKSLEVSKDTAKVIEKEKVTIFEHEGQGKIDKAHNAEQPMELGVSGAKAGEGRGGETSPEAVPVKSTDKPKDIQPQAVETQPTETSVKASTQVRESTLSEPESTARGPQTRTKASQMKRQAAGSTKEAAVEAVIPGGGAETKTTQHGPATMLTTQTDAAAATSHGDSGLVQRDASTLKQMPEEGSGPIAGKSDDKPAVPDGADQPKTTESETENKQEKNGEAMARRDSRPSGRSNPTSKAPIHEEERSPRKQDRTNERHETRQKMDTTADKKLLQSSRESSCRKISTMGNKEEIPTRSTRGKTARKTEDASTEKTKGKDAPTRRSLNKHTVSQEGQSEDGRRRHRKQIQTVDNAGCDKEEKSNEEPTGTTLRSEKRKLDNDTNEVKDETSTPRTRGQPKKITRLTPVSKSTRRKDATSGKEKEEKKASSSSSMDKDSSKLSTDGTLNVQRTAGMKTASKAESGSASVGLENKKLEGCLKEGEKEERSCADLKVVSKKRRDAVGPEAKRSRSQSPSVPADFKLPEFKTNNPLGNEFVVPAYFCNLCSVFYQHESTAEGPHCSSQTHLNNLQKHYEEVQQKSAGSSTKS from the exons ATGGATGGGAAAAAGAACGTCTCAGCTGAAGTAGTGAGGACTGTAAACAGGGCAAGAGTCTTGGTATCCAAGGCGAAAATCATGTTGATCAAGAGGATCTCTGGggccaaaaaagaaagaaagcaggcAAAGCAAGGAACCTCTTTGGAATCCAAGACCACATCTCCAGAAACTCAGTCTGTCACTGGTGACTCCAAACACAAACCCGTACCTGAAAGGTCTACGATCAGTATCGGAGGATCTGGAGTTGGGCTGAAAGGCACTGATGCAAACGGGAGAGTTAGAGAAGCAGCAAAAGGCCCCTCATTGGACGAGAAGGTCCAGACGTCCCAAGCACAGAAACCCAAAACTCAAGAGGACGAGCTCGCTGAGTCAGCAGCTGAAACGGCCGGGAAGGATGAGAGTGCACCTTCGAGATGTGTGCATTCAGAAAGTCAGCCACATGGAGAAAGTCTCAAACAATCTGACACTGAGTGTCAAGAATCTCCAGAGGTGCGAAAAAACACAGCGAAG TCTGTAAAAGTGTCGCCTCCAACTGTGGTGAAACTGCAGGGGGTTGAcaaatctctctctcactgtgaaGTGCTCTCAGCCGCGGAGAACTTTGGAAAAACTAAGTCGGTGGTTCTGTTCCGGGCCCGATCGGAG GCGATCGTGATTTTCGAGAAAGAGGAAGGTGCTCAGAAACTGAAAATGGCAGAGAGCCTCGATGTGAACGGGAGGACAATCCCCGTAGTCGTAGAAAAG GAGACTGTTTCCAAGGAGAAGACGGTGCGACAACTGCCCAAAGGTGCGACAACTGTCACTGAGGGGAAAGTCTTTGTTTCAGACGCGACACATGTCTCAGCCCAGCAGAGAGTGAAAACAGGAGCTTTGTCTGCGGAGGGAGAAGTGAAAACGGAAGCTGGAAAGCAAAAAACACCCTTAAGATCCAAGTCTGGGTCTACTGAAAATCATCCTGATGCTGGGGACTCCTCACAGAAGCCTGTACCTAAAAAGACTAAAACTACTGTTAGAGAACCTGTAGTGGGGCTGAGAGATGAACCCAAAGCTCCAGAACCAGCAACATGCTCagtgattaaaacaaaaatcaaagcaGGATCGGTGTCCACTACGCAGAAACCCAAAAGTCCAGTGGATGAGCCATCTGCACAAGAAGCCGAAAACATCAGAGCAACAGATGCTAAAGATGGGAGTAAGCCTACCAAATCCACAGATGATCAGTCTGATGTAGAAAATTGGAAGCCTAAAGAATCGGAAGCGAAGGTTCAAGAACGTTTGGAGGATCCAAAAGACACAGCCGAGGTtgttggaaaagaaaatgtagcgGTCTCAACTACGCAGAAACCCAAAACTCCATCAGAAGCTGTAACAAACGAAAGGATGGCAGCACCAGAAAAATCTGCAGACAATCCCAGAGAAAGTCAACCGCCAACCGGCTCAGTTCAAAACCAGCCGACAGAAACCTCTGACAAAGCTTCATCACAGGTCCAGGAAAGACCCCCGTCTGAACCAGCGTTCACAGCACGAGGACCAGAGACCAGGACAGAAGCTTCACAAGAGGAACAGCCGACTGGAGGACGCAAAAACAACGCTGGTGTGGAGGAGGCAGCTGGAAAAGATGGAAGTGTACCTTCAAGATCTGCAAATCCACAAAGTCAGCCACATGGTGTCAAGCTGGAACAAAATGAAATCAAGATTCAAGAATTTTTGGAGGTACCAAAAGACACAGGGACCAAGGTAGAAAAAACTGTCAAAGCTCATGATGCAGAAGAACCAGTGGAGCTTGGGGTATCAGGCGCTAAAGTTGTTGATGGCAAAGGGGGGGAAACAAGTCCAGAAGCTGTACCAGTAAACAGTCGACCACAACCAGTTGAGACCCAGCGGACAGAACCCTCCGTCAAGGCTTCAACACAGGTCCAGCAAAGCCCCCTGTCGGTACCAGAGACCGGTATAGAAGCTTCACTAAAGCATCAGCAGGCTGCAGGAAGCACAAAAGAAACTGCTGTGGTGGCAGCGATGCGAGGGGGAGGGGctgcggtaaaaaaaaaacgacacg AAGATGATGATGCCTCCAAAGTTGTTGTTAAGGTCGCCTCACCTGTGAAAACTGAAccaacagctgcagcagaaccATCCAGAGCACCCCGTGTGACTGTTGGGGAGATGCTACATGAGCAATTGTATCCAGAGCTCATAC gttCTGTGCGGCCCTACTTCCTCACACACTCG agATTACTTCCTCACAGTCATAAAAACGTACTCATATTTGGACTGCCACACTACTACGAGGGTTTCTACACAGAGAAGAATGTCGCCAATCTACTCTTTCCATTCGGGCTCAGAAGCGTAGACTCACTCTACGTTATTCCTCAGTCGggcatg GCCTTTGTCGTGATGCCGAAAATGGTAAATGTGTTACACTTCATGAGAGAGTGTGCATTAAACGGCATTTACTTAAGAGGGACGAGACTCCATGCTGCAGTAATAGACTTCCGTGGTAACTTCAAAATT CTTCAGTTTTATACGTTTCTGAAGAGATTGCTGAGATGT TGTCTGTTCAATGAGAAAAATAGAACCGTCTTCATCAGTAACATTTCACCGAGTGCGACCAGGGAGCTCAGAGAAGCTCTGAGAGAGTTTGGTCCTGTCACAAACTTCATGCCCCTCTTAAACAAG GTCTTTGTAGAGTTTGAATTTGTTAAAGACGCTGAGCGGTTTGGACTTTGGCACAGTCAACTGAAACGACCGCTTGGTTACACTTGGTTAGTCATCAGGCTGAACGGACAAATCATCAGCTCTCCGTCACTTG GTCCTGTGCCTGCGGTGGCGACACAATCAGGTGCAGCATCAGCCAAGGATGCCTCCaaaactgctgctgcaggggAGGTCTCAGCTGTGATGAAAGATAAGGTCCCAACAGTGCAGAAACCTGGAATATCTGAAGGAACACGGCCTGCAGCAGCATCTGTGACAAAGGGCAGGGTTGCAGGGGATGCAACTGCTGTGCCCTCCAAATCTGAAGCACCAGAAAAGCAGCCTGGAGCTGGTGTCCCCAAAGCGAAAGCAATACCTGATATATCTGCAACTGGTGTTAAAGGACCTGGATTAGTGGGGCGGATTGAAAAGTCAAAAATCAGTACTAAAACTGAACTAGGAAAAGGCCCATTGTTGGAAGCCAAGGTCCTAGCTTCCAAGGAGGGAATGGTCACAACCATACAGAAAGAAAACCAAGCTGAAGCAGGAGCTGCATTACATGAAAGGATTGCAAAGGATGGGACTGTGCCATCGAAAGATAAACCTTCAATAAACCAGACTGATGCTGGTGACTCCAAATCAAAACCTGTAACTGACAAATCTGACACCAGGGTCAAAGAATCTGGTCTTGTAGAGACGTCTGTAGTTGATAAGCTAGAAAACAGGACAATAACTGAACTGGGAAAAGGCCCATTGGTTGGAGAAGGGGTCTTGGCATTCAAGAAGGAAATTGTCTCAAGTAAGCAGAAACCAGAAACTCTATCAGGAAACCTAGCTGTGACAGAAGCTGTATCAAACGAAAGGATTGCACAGGATGTAACTGAAGCTTTAGAAAATCAGACTGACGCCGGTGTTCCCAAACTAAATCCTGAACCTGGCAAATCTGTAACCAATGACAAAGAACCTAAAGTAGGGCTGAAAGAGACTGCTAAAGTTGGACAGGTCTTTGCTCCCAAAAAAGAACCTCTCTCCACTAAGCAGGAATCCAAAACTCAAGTGGACAAGCTTGCGGAGTCAAGAgttgaaacaaacagaaatattaaaGAAGCAGCTTTAAGTGTACCCTCAagatctgcagaaacacaaaatccGCGAGAAAGTTTCAAGGTCAAACTGAATGAACTCAAGATACACAAATCTTTGGAGGTGTCAAAAGACACAGCCAAGgtaattgaaaaagaaaaggtaacaATATTTGAGCATGAAGGTCAAGGAAAAATTGACAAGGCACATAATGCAGAACAACCGATGGAGCTTGGGGTATCTGGAGCTAAAGCTGGTGAGGGCAGAGGGGGAGAAACAAGTCCAGAGGCTGTACCAGTAAAGTCTACAGACAAACCCAAAGACATTCAACCACAAGCAGTTGAGACCCAGCCGACAGAAACCTCTGTCAAAGCTTCGACACAGGTTCGGGAAAGCACCCTGTCAGAACCAGAATCCACGGCACGAGGACCACAGACCAGGACAAAAGCTTCACAAATGAAACGGCAGGCTGCAGGAAGCACAAAGGAAGCTGCTGTGGAGGCAGTGATACCAGGGGGAGGGGCTGAGACAAAAACAACCCAACATG GTCCTGCGACTATgctgacaacacaaacagacgcagCAGCAGCTACAAGTCATGGAGACAGTGGCCTGGTCCAAAGGGACGCTTCCACTTTAAAGCAGATGCCAGAGGAAGGTTCAGGTCCAATAGCTGGCAAATCTGATGATAAACCCGCAGTTCCAGACGGTGCAG ATCAGCCAAAGACAACAGAATCAGAGACTGAAAACAAGCAAGAGAAGAATGGGGAGGCCATGGCTAGAAGAGACAGTAGACCTTCAGGGAGGAGCAATCCAACAAGCAAAGCACCCATACATGAAGAGGAGAGATCACCAAGGAAACAAGACAGGACAAATGAAAGACATGAGACAAGGCAAAAGATGGACACCACTGCAGACAAAAAGCTCCTCCAGTCATCCAGAGAAAGCTCCTGTAGAAAAATAAGTACAATGGGAAATAAAGAGGAAATCCCAACAAGATCGACCAGAGGAAAAACGGCAAGAAAAACCGAGGATGCTTCcactgagaaaacaaaaggaaaggacGCACCAACGAGAAGGAGTCTTAATAAGCACACTGTCAGCCAGGAGGGCCAATCAGAGGACGGCAGGCGTCGTCACAGGAAACAAATCCAG ACTGTAGATAATGCTGGCTGTGACAAAGAGGAGAAGTCCAACGAGGAGCCAACAGGGACAACTTTAAGATCTGAAAAACGCAAACTTGACAATGACACAA ATGAGGTGAAGGATGAAACATCAACACCCAGGACAAGAGGCCAACCTAAGAAGATCACCAGACTGACCcctg TAAGCAAATCTACCAGACGGAAAGATGCGACTTCaggaaaggagaaagaagaaaagaaagcctcctcatcatcatcaatggACAAAGATTCGTCTAAACTGTCCACTGATGGCACACTGAATGTGCAGAGGACAGCAGGAATGAAAACAGCCAGTAAAGCCGAGAGCGGCTCAGCGTCTGTCGGGCTGGAGAATAAAAAGCTGGAGGGATGTTTGAAGGAAGGGGAGAAGGAAGAAAGGAGCTGTGCCGACCTTAAAG TTGTGAGTAAAAAGAGGAGGGACGCGGTCGGACCTGAAGCAAAGCGATCTCGCTCTCAGTCTCCTTCCGTCCCTGCCGATTTCAAACTGCCGGAATTCAAAACCAACAACCCCCTCG GAAATGAGTTTGTGGTCCCCGCTTATTTCTGTAACCTGTGCTCGGTGTTCTACCAACACGAAAGCACAGCCGAGGGGCCCCACTGCAGCAGCCAGACACACTTAAACAacctgcag AAACACTACGAAGAGGTTCAACAGAAATCAGCAGGAAGTTCAACAAAGTCGTGA